Below is a window of Danio rerio strain Tuebingen ecotype United States chromosome 11, GRCz12tu, whole genome shotgun sequence DNA.
gaacaaattaataaatgtaaaagaaattaaagggaacaagagagagaaaagaagaagaaaaataaataattaagggcACATAAAGATAAAttattgcagaatattaaataaagcacatatttTAGAAGTTTTAATAGCTTTCTTATTGTGAGAGTCtatgatgtttttttaaataaagagctaGTTCTcgtttaaaaaatagaaaattaggCTTACCATgagtatatttgcatttgtgtataaaaaactttccaataaataaaatgaggtttATGCAAAAAGTTGCATTAAGGAATTCTTTTCCTTTAATATATAGCCCCAAAATAACATGACGATAGCTTAAAGAAAAATCACCACAAACCTTTTGGACAATTAACTTCTATTCTGCTGTCAGGTCCACTTGGTTGCAAAAGTGTAGAAAGGGGTTCCAGATGCAATAAAAGTCTTTTAACTTCCGTTTGATAATGTACGTTAGTTTTTCCAGAGCAAGATTACAGGACATTTCCTTGATCCATTGATTAGAAGAGGGCCTTTGAGTCTCTTTCCATTTTAATGCAATAACACGCTTGGCCTGCAGACATGGACACACTTTTAActtcagccagccagccccagggcttcctgTTATCGTCATCCCATTCAAAATCGCTGCGTTTAAGATGCGATTTCTTTAAACGACAGCAAtcatcactgcctggctgagatacgatatgaagtgggcctcagaccaaacaagaagcactgcattaaactatATTTTACCACACCATGCCTTTAAAATATGGACATCTATTTTACCCCAGAGTTTTTGTGCTCGTCTTTCttctctttttacgctttaaccaccaaatgaatgctttagtctatttaatttttattacatcACAACATCGATGTAGTAAAgggaaccttatgaaactgaaaatagaccAGCTTTCGCCGGAAGTTTGTTGTTGGCTTAAAAACGTTTGCTGTGCATAAAGTTCATTGctttcacatttacacaaatGAATCTATTGACTTTTTTAAGAGCCGGAATATATAAAATCTAAGAATTGTTTAGTTGTGAGTGGGAAAAGGTAGGCAGTGTCCATGTTTAATAATGCTTGTAACAGTTGAACATTAGGGGCAGGGTACTTATgtctataacatttttattttaattgttgtcaatgtctatttttttttttaggttttaaaatAAGAGATTTCTCAAGGATTTTTGTCTTCACCAAGTGGTGGTAAAGTCTTAAAAGTGCAAATGCTCTATGTTGCTTCAATAtggggtaaataaataaataaataaataaatatatatatatatatatatatatatatatatatatatatatatatatatatatatatatatatatatatatatatcacataaaGACAAATTATAATTtagaatttaataaatatatttttggtaGCTTATAAACCAGAAATAATCTCTCTCTCATCATTTTTTTGGGCAAATTATTTTCATGAATTTAAGTGTAttttctttccatttctaaagatgttctgtgacgaaaatattattttataaattatatctTGTTTAATAAAtccgttttgtttaaatgcacctatatatattacacataatCAGTGAGAAATGGgcaaaaatatgcattttcaaaatgggctgtatatacataaatgcataaacgAGTCCAACCCCttttgaaaatgagcatttttgtCCATTGTTGGGTAATGGGTATATGGGGAATTTTGTGCATTTgaactaaacagatttattaaacaattacAACATTTATAATGTTTGGTCACCGAAcaactttagaaatagaaagataataggcctacatttaaattcaaataggtcattgcaaaaaacaaaacaaaacaatgttttactatttatgtttctcttttatctgtttattaaaattatatttaatatttccacCTGATGTATCAATTTATTTTCgcaaatgtattataatatttatctatctatctatctatctatctatctatctatctatctatctatctatctatctatctatctatctatatctatatctatatatatatatatatatatatatatatatatatatatatatatatatatatatacatacatacatacatatctatgtgtgcgtgcgtgcgtgctggTCAAACGTCTGGGCTCAGTGAAATTTTTAAAGCCTTGAACTCACCAAAGCCAAAGACTAGGAACTTTACTGAAGCTACTATTATTGACCGATTCATTTaatgcaaacatttttaaataaaatatattttattgcgtTTTAAAGAAAATTCTTGTGCTGCAACACATCTGCAACATCATCTgtggtatttgttttattattcaaaaGGGCAGCATTTAGGTCTACTTTAGACAAAATTGCTGTAGCAAATAGGCTACATGTGGTCACATTTGATCCACTTATTACGTCTTTTCTGGGCATATTGTCAGGCTCAATTATATACATTGTTTATATTCTGTTTTTACGTGAAAAACTTACTTCCTCCTCCTCTCCGCAAGATGGCGGCTTTCCAAAGTCGTCATGAAGAATGACGGAACTCTCGCGATATTACAGCGCCTCTCCTGCTTTCTTCCTTTTCCGGTAGTCTCTGAAGATGGTAGGTTCATGTCTTTATTTCTGAATAGCTACATCACATTAATCCAAAGCAATCTGTCGTATATACAATGCGAATCAGAACATTAAACACGAGTGAGATGTGTTTAAGATTTAGTGAATGTTACCAGGCCACTATTTAAGTGTTTGGGATGAAAGATTAGGTAGATGTTCGTCTGATTAGCAGCTTCAGTCTTGCGCTGCATTTCTCAGTCCGGCATGATGGATCCACGGGAATTTTTAATACGTTATTTTTGAGTGGCGTTATGAAGCACCGCGTTTTAACGTATTTAGTCGTTTATTTGTTATTGAAGTCACGGAGAGAGTCGCGGTAATGTCTCCCAGCAGCGGCTAACAGTGGTTGTGTTTCCCGCAGGCGGACACTGAGCAGAAGAAGAAGCGTACCTTCAGGAAATTCACCTACAGAGGTGTGGACCTGGACCAGCTGCTGGACATGTCCTAgtaagtaaaaattaaaaacattttcgcTCCACACAGTTAGTAAAGACAAAGCtttatgtaaacttttttttttaactatcatAGTCTGATGTGATGCATTTCAAAGTATACTTGTTCGACGCATGCGCAATAGGTCATATCGTGGGACATTTCATTCCTAGATGTTTAGCGATCATATCTTAAGGTATTGCCAAGCCATGTAACGTTAGACATGTAAAATTATCGTCCTGCTGATTAACTAACTGCTGCAAAATGTGAAAAGTATTCCTTTCATAATTTGTTCACCTTCAAATTTATTCCAAAGTTTTGAGCTTGTTTTAAAGAGTGTTcgagtgttttcacacctgcctcatGTAGTTCGATTAAATGGCACTAGAGTTCATTTTCCCTCTCGGTGTGGCTCGTTTGGGCAGGTGTCAGTGTAGCAATCGTACTGTAGTAAGCACCAAAAGCATACCAAGATctcctgaaagaggtggtctcggtgcACTTTCAAACAGACCTCGTTTGTGGTGAATTATGATCCGAATTTAAActgacccaaccgcaaaaagtactgcgcctttttggactaatccagctgccgtaggccgatgtgcTGTGCATCATGGAATGTGtaggaaaatatttgttgacagcgctttatcgagagagagagagagggaaaaccattacctgatggatcgttggtaatatttccggaagatgaccatgttgcagtttagctaaattaattcacgcctcctcctgaagtgacgtgcgatgcgTCTTTgccgtttgcaatgcattaaaacattttccAGCCGCATTTCATTTTCGAAATGTATAGTCTGTCCATAGTGATGTAttcaaactatatagtatactataagcagggatacaatcagtcagcgcagtcgtagCTCCATATAGTCAAAAGCGACATGTTGTGTTCACCAGTTTGTTAACTGCGGCATTGGCATtatcccgcacgtgaattctgaccaatcgaaaagcagtttaggaaatgtgTTCAATAATATCTggcaatgagtgatgtggattttatCAGATGACTCAATTTTGGTTCTTTTCTACTgattcggaccaaagcaatcagtgtggtgtacAAATAACCCAAAAACAGAAGAAAATGCTACAGTGTATCAATTTTTGCCCTGCGTCCAGACCAAAGGAACCCAACTACAGacgtgaaagcacccttagaaacTTTTTGCCACTGGCGAACATTGGATACCAGtgtccaacatttttaaaaatatctacattttctttttaaatggagTATAAGAAACCCCTAAAGGTTTGGAGTAACTTGAGTGTCAGAAGATTTAGATTTTTGGGGTGCACTGTCGCTTTAACTATGCGCAATATGCTGATCCTCATGTCAATTGTTGGAAAGTCGTAAATGAAACCGGAACAATGGGCtaaatgcacagctagtgtttttcagccaatgataaacttttgGTGAAAGCTTAACGTGAcggttttcaatttcataaggtttcttttacacCATCGATGTTAATGTCATTCAGTTTAATAGCCTGCTTCaggtcccgtttacactaatacgtttagttttaaaacggtgttttagaTTGATAATGATCTGCATCCACACTAGTGGTTTACCTAGTTTCTGAACCGCTCTCCATCCATACTACagcactgaaaatgcacatcacgtgaccacacacacactcaggcatGCGATGCAGCGTATGTGTACGTCTGAGCTTCAGGCAGTCATCTACTCAGATGAGAGCAGCGCAtgtcggactgttcatcaaggatctaccgctggatctagtctcactatatttgttaaacgtgatatttaatttatctcgttgtctatatctaaccacatattccccgactttggtcttttaaatctattacttgttctcaggttaTGTGTTTTAGCCAAGCGcagagataagttaatatatttgtttatgtaagcgcgtacactgattctgcacatttgactgattgcttgcctttatttcctatattgtttaaacttattgtacgttatacttttataatggccattattgattattaaaacactGATATTCAGCTTCAGAGAGGGCATGTTTCGTACCGTGAATGACAataaaaggaggcagtaatgtcatgggctctgttttgttatgcatacagtgaagatgacatcATATAAACATGTAGCTACAcagcgcctcaacatttctgctgtctgttaagttgctaatatcaaaataaaaataggctgtttcttatgttttcattttattaagaaagtgaaacaacgtagccagggtgatgcgaATGAGGTTATAAAACACACTgctccctttgaagatttacctaaCATGGAGTTTGTTTtctatatcaaacttgcaaagtccaatagagtctggctgcagatttgcacttgcacgCTCTGAATAACAcgcttcctctgcaagtgacgtCAATTACAATCGCCACTTGTGGCCGCTTGCATGAAAGTCCTTTAGTCATTTAACTTAAGGGTGTCCCTGAGGCGTAAAACTCTGAGGTAACGGAATTCATTAAGATCGTTGCAACAAACTTCTTATCGGTCACTCTTTGACCTGAGTGCCTTTTTTCTAAGCGTTTCACTACTGTACTTTCTGTCCTGGTGTACAACTTGAGTACTTAATTATTTGGCAACGTCGTCACTGTCATTGCAAACAAACTTTAAACTTACTCTAGTTTTACTTGTGTTGATTTCAAGTGACGTGACAGGTGCAGgtgtcgattgtaaatgacgtcactcgCATAGGAAGGGTGGGTGCCTGAGCGTGCAAGCCTGGAGGTGCAAGTGCcactctgcagccagacccttctcacaaagtctgaacttacaatgAGAGCATTTAAGACTGAACTGTGTGCACTTAATATTGAGCAAGAAGCTCCAATCAGAGAGGAGATTGTCTTCGTTTTCCCCTGTCCACACTAACATGGGGCATCAGCGTTTTAGCTTTTTCAAAATGCTCCATTTCTGGCGCTCAAACTCTtgacgtagtgtggacggatggtgtaactgtagcaaaactcgTGTGTAAATAGGCCTATGTAGTTTTAAGTGTAAAACGAGAGGAAAGACTAAAATCGGGAATCAggagaaactccattgaaaatactgggtaaAATAAACtcgtattttaaagacatgacagggggaaatgtaaatgaatgcagtgcttcttgtctggtctcagacccacttcatatcaaaCATCTAAAAATCATTGAATGTGAAAGAAATCAGAACTTTAACGTGGCAGTTTTATTTGTTTGGAAAGCCCGTTCACTGGAAGTGCTGAGGCTGGATGTCTAAAATTAATAGCCCGTCCACTTTCAATGCTAAATTAATGGAGTTGTTATTTGTGGGATTGAAATCAGGTGTAAATGGTTTGATCTAATGCTGCTTTCACTTCTGAAAGATTGCCTTTATTGCCAGACcacaaaaaaattaagataaCACCAAACTGAACTGAGAAAGTTTTGCTACAAATTGGTGTGTTTGATAATTGGTTCGCAATGTCAAAGCAGCACAGACAGactttattttgttcttttttgaagTCCTTGCCAGTTTAATTTATAAATGTGGAGAATAGAGAAGACTGACAAAGCTTTTGTGTTGTTGTACCTGTAGTGAGCAGCTGATGCAGCTGTATAGCGCCAGGCAGAGGAGGAGGCTGAACCGCGGCCTCAGGAGGAAGCAGCAGTCTCTCCTTAAACGCCTCCGCAAGGCCAAGAAGGAGGCGCCACCCATGGAGAAGCCAGAGGTGGTCAAAACTCACCTGAGAGACATGGTCATCCTGCCCGAGATGGTGGGCTCCATGGTCGGCGTGTACAACGGCAAGACCTTCAACCAGGTGGAAATCAAGGTGGGGATGAATCCTGCACTGGTGATGTGTCGAATGTGTTTTGCATTGAATACCGGTGCTGCTCTTTGTGGCTTTCAGAGTAAAACGTCTCAAGACTAAGCCATTGAATATGGAAAATATTGAGTAATGTCATAATCGGCAGTCCTATTTTTGAAGTTGTAATGAATTTAGACTCAACAGTGTgcagttaatgatttatttattttccgtTTGTTTCTCCAGCCTGAAATGATTGGTCATTACCTGGGAGAGTTCTCCATCACTTACAAGCCTGTTAAGCACGGTCGTCCTGGTATTGGAGCCACTCATTCTTCCCGCTTCATTCCTCTGAAGTAAAAAGTCGATGAGTATGTAAATAAAAGCCTCCAGAAGAGCCTCTGCTTTAGTCTGTCTTTTCTTTCTGCTTACGGCACATttataataatgctgaaaatagTTATTGAACTTTATCCAGTTCATTCTTTTCAATCCAGCCAACATCAATAGTTGTTCATtggtttaattgatttatttttggtaTGGTTTAGTCAGACAATCGTGGTCTGTTCTGCTCCAAAACAATAGGGTATATgtcgagctagtgttgttcccatactgataaacatcgggtgacctgttattgtgagttttttccattttatacggagCCTTTTACAACATtgatttagttgctcaagtgtaaaatGAGACAAAAGCGCGCCCATCAGgattagcaggctagcgcagaagctccatatactggggtaaaataaatgttcatattttatagacatggcggggaaaatgtcatttaatgcagtgcttattatcagatatcactcagccagtggatatcacagatttttaaagaaaacggaCCTTAAACACGCTGATTTCCCAacggcatacagttcaccagaaaCGCTTAagccaggttactggcaaattaaaagtcctattagcatgcttaggcatataccctattggtccaagatcacctgaatgaggtgATCTCAATTtggttgtagtgagaaagcaatctgATCCAACCAACAGCCTATAtcacagtgtgtatatatatatatatatatatatatatatatatatatatatatataagggagaATGAGCAGGGTAATGTCATTCCTCGTAGTAAAAGTGTTTAATGTGAAAGTAATGTGTAACTGAActgctaaatatatatttgtatcgTTAGCTTTTTGTTTAACTTCTGACATAGAATTGATAAATATTTTACAACTCtcgacaattgaaatgaggctgaCAAATTCTTACCTGATTTGTATTTGGTGATGTCTGtggtaggcttgggcggtatccaaattttgagaccgtcaaacctcctccctgtTTTACCCCGGTATGCGGTATTACtgtgcataataaaataaatatgacgtaaggctcagacagcgtcaccaaactgttggcttgtgcctaaatcATTGagaaactgaataccgtatatgcGACCTGAGGTTCGCGGTTCATAttagagatctgcgtgggacacacacacacagagggctAGAGAGATTCACAgcatctctctctcctccacactgtcccgtcatgacaatcacgcatacgcatttaataaataatatttaatattatttaatacttgtttcctatttaagtgcattgtttttacgTCGGTATAATGGTATTAAAACTGACACCATTGCCATTTTTAGATCCCgtataccatattaccgcccaagcctagccTGTGGTTGttaccattcaaaattaaagtgcacctttCACAAAATTTCTCATCATAGGTTAAAATGACAGCTGAGTGGAAATAAACCAAACTCATCACCAACAAGAGGAGAGTTTACTGGCATCATCGCATGTGACAGTTTTGGTTTGCTTAgaacaggagtgtccaaacttggtcctggagggccggtgtcctgctgagtttagatTTAACTtgttcaacacacctgcctggaagtttctagttggagcttaatttcaggtgtttgattagagttggggATAAACTCTCCAGGAGAGTTTGGACGCccctcttttaaaaaatttactgtGTGAAATCAAACTGCATCAAGGACAAGCAAGACCAACCATTTTaacctgtttcagaacaaaacagGTGTGAGCACCCTAACATAAAATTTCTGTCAGCATTTTCATAATTTCCCTGATTAAACTGAGTAATGCAGtaaaaatatgcttaaaatagaatctgattattacatttaataaggTTACATTAACAAAAGCTCAACCCTAACTGATGTTTTACCTGAATGTGGATGACATGGAAGCTTCTGCACATAATTCAACAGTAGATGGCCTATCAATGAGTCTTGTTGTTTTAACCTGTAGTTGCACTAAATTGTAAGAACATGAGTCAAGTTGATGGCTTTTATTGTAAAGTCACCGTATCTGACAGTATTTCAGCAACAGTGCTGGAGTCATCTGAACGTAAAAACACTTCACTAATGAACGTTTCAAATAAAACTTTAACAGAGAGGAAGACCCATGTATGAACTGATGGACATCAGCTGATgtagtcaaataaaaaaaaaaactggcataaataaatacaaaatattagtCTATTAGATTCAACAGCGGCAGCAGTGCTTATATTCATCCCTTATGTAATGTGACATTTTCAGCCTTAAAATTGACATCATATGGCATACAAGTATATATAATATCCCATGGTAGAAATAAAAATCACTTGGAAAGGACTGTGTCACAGAAAAGAAGACAACCTCTAGGAATCATCCTGCTCCAAAACTGGAATTATTAAAGTAGACCCTCGTGCTTTTAGaccaactgttttaaaccagCTGGTGAATATCCAGTGATATCCAATGTTCAGAAAGCTCCATTAAACTTGTTCTATCACACGAGCCCAATGCTTTACCCCAGCACATGTATATTGGGAAAAGCAGTTATTTCTTGCCCTTAGATTTGATGTCCGCTACTGCCGGGGCTTCTGTGGCGATGTTGGTTGTTTTAGGTGCAGTTGTCGGTCTTAGCAAATCAGGTTGAGATTTGGAGGGTGATTTCGGGGCAGTTTTAGGTCTGGATGTGTCTTCTGGAGATTTGGTGTTGGTCTTTGTCGGCGCTGCTTCCTGTTTGGGCTTTGAGGCGGTTGCTGGCTGCCACAAGAAGAACTCGTGTAACAGAGTGTTGACTACATCAGGACACTCCATCATGACCATGTGGCTTCCGTCATCCAGAACCTTCAGGAAACCCAGCAAGAGGATCTACAAGGTGACAGAAACAAAAGTTGTGTGTGTCGGCACTGATTAACAAGGACATTTGTATAACGGCACGGCTATGAGGTGGTTAATAATTCAACCACAATTAAAAACGCTTAAAGTCAAAGTTAACATGCTCTTTGGACATACTaaaaagatgtttgtttttaGTAATCTTCGATCAaattctgaccatttgcttcaggGTTTGGAGCCACagtccttctctgttgatgtcGGTTTGACAGAGaaggacaaaacaaacaaaatttaaaatatcttaaaaggGACCAATCATGCCCCCTTTTATAaggtgtaaaataagtctcttatGTCCCTACTGTGTGGGTATGTGAAGTTTAGGCTTAAAATattccacaaataatgttttaactCTTTGAAACCGcccccttttaggctttaatcctaATGGAGCCATTTTAgttactgtcactttaaattcaaatgagattgtgctattTTGAAAAGAGGGAGCTACAAAtgtctatgtgtcagcatagtggcagattcaaaatagTGATGGGTtatgactcgggaactatgaGTCATCTCAGGGACTGAGACATTTGTGCAGGttgtatcgttcatttcaagtcttttgagttcatcgcggaaaggcagaagccaatcatagccggaaaaagaattgaaccgttcatctctcaagtcctcgggtttgagtcattctatCACGTGATGAACAAACAACTTaagaaccagaagacttgaaaggtgaactaattatcatggctcctatcgactcAGACTGTGGTGTACATTGGTATAGATTATATCTGACTGTCAGTgaaacgtgaacgaaccactgacatttgaagacatgaagaggtgagctgagcaaagagacaacaataccttcatagtcaaaagagcaggtaaacattgaatttttattttctccttcttatagtattatatttatgacttatttgtcgtgtgatcaaccttttgggctagttgtagatgtgtttggaagcaattcgtaacattttaataatattttggcaaattgaaccaaatgaacgaaatgactcgaaaaaagattcgttcatctcgatgaacgcgACTCAAAGATCTGAGTCAGAAAAGTGAttcaaacttcccatcactaattcaaaaacaagactaaggccatatgctaatgagggagagatgatcTTAGAGACTGTTtttaatcaagtgtgattataaaatatgaaaaaatggttattttcacagactgctgccacacaaccgTTTAAACccattataaaaatgtttttgcataataggtcccctttaaaactcCATCTCTGTACCTCTGCCATGCGCTGGTCCTCTTGAACTGGTACAAACTTGTCATACATGCCGTGAACCAGCAGAACAGGCACTGTGATTTCAGCATGGTAAACCTCGTCACCCTCCGGCCAGTACTGTCCACTCATCATGGACCTCAGAACGAAGGAAGACACGTTGAAGGCATTGTTCTCTTTCAGTAATTTCTTTTCCCTTGTTCCCTGATGGGCAAACCCAGCCCTTAAAGAGGGGGAAATGCATCTTCGTTAGTACagactaataaataaaatggacaaGGTGGTGGTCAAAACATGGTTACTAGTATTTATGCTAGAAAAGGGCAAGGCAGAGATGAATGTGTCCTGTGAAGGATTATTCTTACATGAGGAAGCTCCAGGTGAGGCACGGGGACAGAAAATTAAGGACACATGTGGGCAAGTTGAAGACAGAGCAGAGACTGGGCTCGAGTGCTGTGGGCCCGCCGCCATTTATCATCACAAGTTTATGAACCTGTTCTGGATATTCATGAGCCAGGAAGGTG
It encodes the following:
- the rps15 gene encoding small ribosomal subunit protein uS19, encoding MADTEQKKKRTFRKFTYRGVDLDQLLDMSYEQLMQLYSARQRRRLNRGLRRKQQSLLKRLRKAKKEAPPMEKPEVVKTHLRDMVILPEMVGSMVGVYNGKTFNQVEIKPEMIGHYLGEFSITYKPVKHGRPGIGATHSSRFIPLK